Proteins found in one Synechococcus sp. LA31 genomic segment:
- a CDS encoding glycosyltransferase family 2 protein, with product MEQILEQALDLPTLFEQLQGVDGLALLLLRLFPLFLVVELPLTMLVVFGVLRWWIREQTLPPRRSLYRPRVSCVITCYSEGADVRRTLETLCEQTYAGDIELIPVVDGAAVNRDTLQAVRGFELRNELRRNRRVRPIAKWQRGGRVSSLNAGLSMCTGSIVMALDGDTSFDNTMVSMIVRHFEDPNVPAVAGSLRVRNTWSSFATAIQAIEYLISIQMAKTGLSEWNLVNNISGAFGAFRREVIEQLGGWDTHSAEDLDITLRIKSYFGRHRRLRIPFEPKAIGHTDAPTSMVDLLKQRMRWDGDLLFLYARKHSGSITPRLMGWPNFLLTVVSGLFIQVVLPFIIVGYTIAMMFTLPWQTVLGLALLVEIVYFVILALQFLLMLLLVSERPRQDIRLLPLLPLFPLAMFVIRCWSAIAILNELLRRSHEETSMAPWWVLRKATRF from the coding sequence ATGGAACAGATCCTAGAACAAGCGCTTGATCTGCCAACGTTATTCGAGCAGTTGCAGGGCGTAGATGGCCTTGCTCTTCTGCTACTTCGGCTGTTCCCGCTTTTCCTGGTGGTGGAACTTCCACTCACAATGCTGGTGGTCTTCGGAGTGCTGCGTTGGTGGATCCGTGAGCAAACGCTACCTCCACGCAGATCTCTCTACAGGCCTCGCGTGTCATGCGTGATCACCTGCTACAGCGAAGGAGCAGACGTGCGGCGCACTCTCGAAACTCTATGCGAACAAACCTATGCCGGTGATATCGAGCTGATTCCTGTGGTCGATGGGGCTGCTGTCAATCGCGACACGCTCCAAGCCGTACGTGGGTTTGAACTGCGCAATGAGTTGCGCCGTAACCGCCGTGTTCGACCAATTGCGAAGTGGCAACGAGGTGGGCGTGTGTCATCGCTCAATGCAGGTCTGTCGATGTGTACCGGGAGCATTGTGATGGCTCTCGATGGCGATACGTCATTCGACAACACGATGGTGAGCATGATCGTGCGGCATTTCGAGGATCCAAACGTGCCGGCGGTGGCCGGCAGTTTGCGGGTGCGGAACACCTGGAGCTCCTTTGCCACAGCCATTCAGGCCATTGAATATCTGATCTCAATCCAGATGGCGAAGACCGGCTTGAGCGAGTGGAACCTGGTCAACAACATCTCAGGAGCCTTCGGTGCATTCCGTAGGGAGGTCATCGAGCAGCTTGGTGGCTGGGATACCCACAGCGCCGAAGATCTAGACATCACACTCAGGATCAAGAGTTACTTTGGCCGTCACCGCCGTCTTCGTATCCCATTTGAGCCCAAAGCGATCGGCCACACCGACGCACCCACAAGCATGGTGGATCTGCTGAAGCAACGCATGCGGTGGGACGGCGACCTGCTATTTCTCTATGCCCGCAAACATTCAGGCAGTATCACGCCAAGGTTAATGGGCTGGCCCAATTTCCTGCTGACTGTCGTCAGCGGACTGTTTATCCAGGTTGTGCTGCCCTTCATCATTGTGGGCTACACAATCGCAATGATGTTCACGTTGCCTTGGCAGACGGTCTTGGGGTTGGCGCTACTGGTGGAGATCGTTTACTTCGTGATTCTGGCGCTACAGTTTCTTCTCATGCTGCTACTGGTCTCAGAGCGGCCACGGCAAGACATACGTTTGCTGCCTCTACTGCCGTTATTTCCATTGGCGATGTTTGTCATTCGCTGCTGGAGTGCCATAGCTATTCTCAATGAGCTGCTGCGACGCAGCCATGAGGAAACGTCAATGGCGCCGTGGTGGGTGTTGCGCAAGGCCACTCGCTTCTGA
- a CDS encoding HlyD family secretion protein: MRFASSKEQAPDQDNGLRVLYGPSKRAAYKLRWYLIVALVSSPFLYLAGRLLFEALRPELPAQLSIPIIELRANVSGTVGKLPVKTGERIQEGQLLMQLDNPEWRLRLQQLKPGNLQRDDELGRSAETIANNTIGLQEQMVKLYRGLQREGGLSSAELLKSEVELNAQKLALLELERRLRQDDFPYKGEPIQNLRDARERNWIDGRLKLLNLRALSDGRVADVLVNQGENVGSGTLLMRIEEDEEPLVWVYLPPKQARQARAGQELEVEMPDGSWLEAIVIDQADMARRLPPGLNGSPGANNLALQVPVRFVEPLPSMWRVDQLPLRVRFPLRWPRLFTR, encoded by the coding sequence GTGCGCTTCGCAAGCAGCAAGGAGCAAGCCCCTGATCAAGACAACGGACTGCGGGTGCTCTATGGACCCAGCAAGCGGGCTGCCTACAAACTTCGGTGGTACCTGATCGTGGCGCTGGTCAGCTCGCCTTTCTTGTATCTGGCCGGGCGATTGCTATTTGAAGCCCTACGCCCTGAGTTACCTGCGCAGCTCTCGATCCCCATCATCGAACTAAGAGCCAATGTGAGCGGCACCGTGGGAAAACTACCAGTGAAGACTGGCGAGCGGATTCAGGAGGGTCAGCTGCTGATGCAGCTCGACAACCCAGAGTGGCGTTTGCGTCTTCAGCAACTCAAACCGGGCAATCTGCAACGCGATGATGAACTTGGTCGCTCAGCCGAGACGATCGCCAACAACACCATCGGCTTGCAAGAGCAGATGGTCAAGCTCTACCGGGGACTGCAAAGGGAAGGCGGGCTGAGCTCAGCCGAGCTGCTGAAGTCAGAAGTTGAGCTGAACGCTCAAAAGCTTGCCCTGCTTGAGCTTGAGCGCCGACTTCGCCAGGATGACTTTCCTTACAAAGGAGAGCCGATTCAAAACCTTCGTGATGCAAGGGAGAGGAACTGGATTGATGGTCGCCTGAAACTGCTCAACCTGAGGGCTCTCAGCGATGGACGTGTGGCGGACGTGCTGGTGAATCAGGGCGAAAACGTTGGTTCGGGCACCCTGCTGATGAGGATCGAAGAGGATGAAGAACCACTCGTGTGGGTCTATCTGCCACCAAAGCAGGCCCGCCAGGCCCGGGCCGGCCAAGAGCTGGAAGTGGAAATGCCTGATGGCAGCTGGCTTGAAGCAATCGTGATCGACCAAGCAGACATGGCCAGGCGTCTGCCGCCGGGTTTGAACGGCAGTCCCGGCGCCAACAACCTGGCTCTGCAGGTGCCCGTGCGGTTTGTTGAGCCGCTGCCATCGATGTGGCGGGTTGACCAGCTGCCTCTGAGAGTGCGCTTCCCACTGCGCTGGCCGAGGCTGTTTACTCGTTAA